The bacterium genome includes a region encoding these proteins:
- a CDS encoding DUF2442 domain-containing protein, producing the protein MSTQAIEVHALAQEVRFTDDDMVVSLVDGRSVWVPLEWFPRLAKATREQLENYEILGDGEGIHWPDIDEDLSVEGLLRGSH; encoded by the coding sequence ATGAGCACGCAAGCGATTGAAGTGCATGCTTTGGCGCAAGAAGTCAGATTCACAGATGACGACATGGTCGTGTCCCTTGTTGATGGGCGATCGGTTTGGGTTCCACTGGAGTGGTTTCCGCGTCTGGCCAAAGCGACTAGAGAGCAATTGGAGAATTACGAGATTCTCGGTGACGGAGAGGGGATACACTGGCCAGACATTGATGAGGATTTAAGCGTCGAAGGGCTGCTGCGCGGCAGTCACTGA
- a CDS encoding type II toxin-antitoxin system HicB family antitoxin, translated as MGPRYEIIFFWSEGDDAFVAEVPELAGCMADGKTRQEALLNAEQAIREWIETAKELGRPIPQPKGRLAYA; from the coding sequence GTGGGTCCGAGATATGAGATCATCTTCTTCTGGAGCGAGGGGGACGACGCGTTTGTGGCTGAGGTTCCGGAGCTTGCAGGCTGCATGGCCGACGGCAAAACGCGACAGGAAGCCCTCCTGAATGCCGAGCAGGCCATAAGGGAGTGGATTGAGACCGCGAAAGAACTCGGCAGACCGATTCCCCAGCCGAAGGGGCGCCTCGCCTACGCATGA
- a CDS encoding acetate--CoA ligase family protein, whose translation MADYDFTKIDEVLGAVHADGRDTLTEYEVYELLDAIGFARPQSIFVPIDRVKTGALGLDVSRLETKTIVAKVMSPDVLHKTDVGGLAFVTNDADKLRAAVQRIVQNVREAMPSANIKGVMITELIDYPQQLGRELILSFRQDDAFGPVVSFGLGGIDTEHFAKWMQTGRSVTSRAALFLDPDETVRMVEGTVAGEKLLKRGRGMTEPLLSKDRLTSAIRSLSELACEYSALSDEHRFTIEECELNPVIVAGKDELVAVDALLRFSTRKVKRTRRPVHKIKKILEPKSALVIGVSASSMNVGRIILRNLIEGGGVPKDKIYIVHPRESEIDGCKCFPNIAELPEQIDMTVMTIPAGDTCVNMMIELIEREKTHSITLISSGFAETNEGKGLEARLVEAVQKGHEHEDGGAIVNGGNCLGIVSLPGKYNTFFLPKYKLPFTPAGAQNTASISQSGAYLVTQASNLDGIINPMYSISFGNQIDLTAGDYLEYLMQDEKISLYSVYLEGFKPLDGIGFFEACQDIKKSGREVLVYKAGRRAEGAMAAASHTAAMVGDYALNSDVLRQAGAIVVETLDDFFDYFKVFTLLADKKVQGPGVGIISNAGFEATAAADNLTDLTLAKLAPRTIADLKGLLPPGIVVAKNPIDTTPIANTEAFEHISRALIDDENVQCAVISIVCPTPFLENLEKSDAHKEDISRATSLPNRMVRVFRDTDKPVVFAVDSGSLYDPFVAMMERAGLPCFRKIDRAVRALSHFVTIKTQ comes from the coding sequence GGCTGATTATGACTTTACGAAGATCGACGAGGTTTTGGGTGCGGTCCACGCGGATGGCAGGGATACGCTTACTGAATATGAGGTTTACGAGCTTCTTGATGCTATTGGTTTTGCCCGGCCACAATCCATTTTTGTCCCGATTGACAGGGTCAAGACGGGCGCGCTCGGTCTGGACGTCTCCCGGCTCGAAACGAAGACAATCGTCGCGAAGGTCATGTCCCCGGACGTCCTGCACAAGACCGATGTGGGCGGCCTGGCATTTGTCACCAACGATGCAGACAAGTTGAGGGCAGCAGTTCAGAGGATCGTGCAGAACGTCAGGGAGGCGATGCCATCCGCGAATATCAAGGGTGTGATGATAACCGAGCTGATCGACTATCCCCAACAGCTCGGCCGCGAACTCATCCTCAGCTTCAGGCAGGACGACGCCTTTGGCCCTGTCGTCTCGTTCGGCCTGGGCGGCATCGACACCGAGCACTTCGCGAAATGGATGCAGACTGGCAGGAGCGTCACCAGCCGCGCAGCCTTGTTTCTCGACCCGGACGAGACCGTGCGGATGGTCGAGGGGACTGTGGCCGGCGAGAAGCTCCTCAAGCGTGGCAGGGGCATGACGGAGCCGCTGCTGTCAAAAGACAGGCTGACATCTGCGATAAGGTCGCTCTCTGAGCTGGCGTGCGAGTACTCGGCGCTTTCAGATGAGCATCGCTTCACGATCGAGGAGTGCGAGCTCAACCCCGTCATCGTTGCAGGTAAGGACGAGCTCGTGGCCGTTGACGCGCTTCTGAGGTTCAGCACCAGGAAGGTCAAGAGGACACGACGCCCGGTCCACAAGATCAAGAAGATTCTGGAGCCGAAAAGCGCTCTGGTGATAGGCGTGTCGGCAAGCTCGATGAACGTTGGGCGGATAATACTGCGAAACCTTATCGAGGGAGGCGGCGTCCCCAAGGACAAGATATACATCGTCCATCCGAGAGAGAGCGAGATTGACGGCTGCAAGTGCTTCCCGAATATCGCTGAGCTCCCCGAGCAGATCGACATGACCGTCATGACGATTCCGGCGGGCGATACTTGCGTGAACATGATGATCGAACTGATAGAGCGAGAAAAAACGCACTCGATCACGCTTATCTCCAGCGGCTTCGCGGAGACCAACGAGGGCAAGGGGCTTGAGGCGAGGCTGGTTGAGGCCGTCCAGAAGGGACACGAACATGAGGACGGAGGCGCCATCGTCAACGGAGGCAACTGCCTGGGCATCGTGTCCCTGCCGGGCAAGTATAACACCTTCTTTCTGCCCAAGTATAAGCTGCCCTTTACGCCTGCGGGCGCCCAGAACACCGCCTCAATCAGTCAGAGCGGCGCCTATCTCGTGACACAGGCGAGCAATCTTGATGGCATAATAAATCCGATGTATTCGATCTCGTTTGGCAACCAGATTGACCTGACAGCAGGCGATTACCTCGAGTACCTGATGCAGGACGAGAAGATCAGCCTCTATTCGGTCTATCTGGAGGGCTTCAAGCCGCTGGATGGCATCGGCTTCTTCGAGGCGTGTCAGGACATCAAGAAAAGCGGGCGGGAGGTTCTGGTCTATAAGGCTGGCAGGAGGGCGGAGGGAGCAATGGCCGCCGCCTCGCACACGGCCGCGATGGTGGGCGATTATGCCCTCAACAGCGACGTCTTGCGCCAGGCTGGCGCCATCGTGGTCGAGACGCTCGATGATTTCTTCGACTACTTCAAGGTCTTCACGCTGCTTGCGGACAAGAAAGTGCAGGGCCCGGGCGTTGGCATAATCTCAAATGCCGGGTTCGAGGCGACTGCGGCGGCCGACAACCTCACAGACCTGACGCTTGCCAAGCTCGCGCCTCGAACGATAGCAGATTTGAAAGGGCTCCTGCCGCCCGGCATTGTCGTCGCAAAAAACCCAATAGACACGACGCCAATCGCTAATACGGAGGCGTTTGAGCACATCTCTCGGGCGCTCATCGACGACGAGAACGTCCAATGCGCCGTGATCTCGATCGTATGTCCCACGCCGTTTCTGGAGAACCTCGAGAAGAGCGATGCGCACAAAGAGGATATATCCCGCGCGACGAGCCTCCCTAACCGGATGGTCCGCGTCTTCCGGGACACAGACAAGCCGGTCGTGTTTGCGGTCGATTCTGGTTCGCTCTACGACCCGTTTGTGGCGATGATGGAGAGGGCGGGCCTGCCCTGCTTCCGCAAGATCGACCGCGCGGTCCGGGCCCTGTCGCATTTCGTGACGATCAAGACGCAGTAA